The Campylobacter sp. MG1 nucleotide sequence ACAAAATAACCTTTAAATTTGGGACTTCTATTATATATTTTTTATTTTCAAAAATAATACTTTGTTTTTCGCATTGTTGTCTTAATGTATTAGCTATTTTTTCTTTTAATTCATCATAAGGAATATGTGGGAAATCTTTTGCTATCATATTTATAAAATTTTTATGATAAAATCTATCGTTTTCACTTTGCATATATATCTTATCATCATCAAGCATTGTTTTTAATTCTTCTAAAATTTCAACCGCTCTATTATAATCTCTCATAATATAATCCCTTACTTTATCATTAGGGAATATTATAAATTTTTAAAGTTACAAAGATAATAATGTTTAAAATATTTAATAAAAATATAATAATTGTAAAATAGGCTCAAAATGAGCCTATCAAATTATTTTACGCAGCAACTAGTAGCACCTGTGCTTCTTAACATCCATAATTCTTTTTCATAAGATGCTATTTTTTCTTGAGCATAAGCAGCTGTTGTAGTATCATTTTCTTTTTCTGCAGCTTCATTTAATTTGTGAAATTCAGCCAAAAGATATTTATAATCTGCTTCAATCAAACCGATTAATTCAACTGGCTCAAAGCAAGTTTTATCAGTTTTAGGTGCTTTTGCTAATTCCATTAATTCTTTAGGACAAACTATAGCTTTTTTATTTAATTGTAATAATCTTTCAGCCATATCATCAAAAATTCCGGCAAAGCTATCATAAGCTTTTTCTGTGTATTCATGAAGTGCAAAAAATTGTAAACCTTTTACATTCCAATGATAATTATGGAATTTTAAAAATAATGCGTGAGCATCAGCCTGTAATTGTAATAATTGTTTTTCTACTGACATTTTGTCTCCTTTAAAATTGATTTTCCTTATTATATAAGATAATAGTAAATGATTATTATTAGTAAATAATAATTTTTATTATTTAGATTAAATTTTACAAACTTTTGAACTAATAAACATATTTATCAGCACTAAAATAATATTTATCTAGCCTAAGCTAGATAAATTTAAAATAATTGTGGAATTATACCTGCAAAATATCCAAAAATTAAACAAATAATACTAATTCCCCAAATATAAAAGAATGAGCGTTTTATATGATCTTTAATAGCCACATCAGCAAGACCGCATCCAAGTAATGTAGCAGGGACAACAGGGCTTATAAATGTAGCACAGTTTCTAGCTAAAACCATTATAATAGCGATATTTACTGGGTCTACTCCAAATGCTTGAGTAACACTTAAAACTATAGGCATAACACCATAAAAATAAGAATCCGTGCAAAATATTAAAGCCATAGGAACAGCCGTTAAACCTACAGCTAAAGGAATTAAAAATCCGTATTCATTAGGAACTAAGGCAAGGATTGAAGCTCCCATTTTATTCATAATACCACTTTTATCAAAAATACCTATTAATATACCAGCACCCATTAATGTAATATACATCATAATAGCACCACCACTTGCTTTATCAACGACTTTTTTAGCAATTTTTAAATTAGGATAATTAAGCAACAACGCAACAGAAAAACCTATCATAAAACAAAAATAACTAGGTAAAGTTCCTTCAACAAGCACAGCTAAAACCACTATTAATATAAGTAAATTTACCCAAAAGAATTTATCATTATGAAATTCACTTTTTTCTACATTTAGTTTCACACCTGCTAAATTTCCACCAGCACCTAATTTAATCTCCTGT carries:
- a CDS encoding Dps family protein; protein product: MSVEKQLLQLQADAHALFLKFHNYHWNVKGLQFFALHEYTEKAYDSFAGIFDDMAERLLQLNKKAIVCPKELMELAKAPKTDKTCFEPVELIGLIEADYKYLLAEFHKLNEAAEKENDTTTAAYAQEKIASYEKELWMLRSTGATSCCVK
- a CDS encoding CitMHS family transporter, with translation MDLFLSLLGFVGLGLIVYLLLKDKTTPAIAFILVSLVVAIILFVADLCGFGVGKALGVKGEVITLKVLADLIKDGVKSVTSTAALFVFSILFFSVLSASGFFTRIINFLLGKISANIYQITILTAVMACLAHLDGSGASTFLIVIPAMLPIYERLGMRKSSLLLICAAAMGVMNVLPWGGPTLRAASVAKLDANELWHQLMPMQGLGLVLALVLAIWVARQEIKLGAGGNLAGVKLNVEKSEFHNDKFFWVNLLILIVVLAVLVEGTLPSYFCFMIGFSVALLLNYPNLKIAKKVVDKASGGAIMMYITLMGAGILIGIFDKSGIMNKMGASILALVPNEYGFLIPLAVGLTAVPMALIFCTDSYFYGVMPIVLSVTQAFGVDPVNIAIIMVLARNCATFISPVVPATLLGCGLADVAIKDHIKRSFFYIWGISIICLIFGYFAGIIPQLF